The following are from one region of the SAR202 cluster bacterium genome:
- a CDS encoding DSD1 family PLP-dependent enzyme, translating to MERPIFKPVGTPVEQLDTPSLIVNIEALESNIAAMAGFFKDKKAKLRPHIEVHRTPAIAHKQLAAGGTVGGIAVSTVGQGEVFAQSGFTDVFVGNVIVTGPKIARLCALARQAKVTVAVDSLKNVGDLSEAAVANGVMLNVVVYVHTRVNLLGVEPGKPAVDLARAIKSAPGLNFAGLMSYEGRILPENGNDPVAESKKWAQVVLDTRQDIEKAGIKVDVVSLGNTSNYQTVAAMPGVTEVPAGTYALMDARYAGKVPQFKSAAKVLCTVTSLPEPGLIITDGGQKTIGADTGLPAIDNVPTYRVKGLSAEHGSIFADHAVTAKFKLGDKVWVTPFDMGTCANLHDYIFAARNGKLEAVWNVQARGHYR from the coding sequence ATGGAACGCCCGATTTTCAAGCCGGTCGGCACGCCGGTAGAGCAGCTGGATACGCCGAGCCTCATCGTTAATATTGAGGCTCTCGAGAGCAACATTGCCGCCATGGCCGGCTTCTTCAAGGACAAAAAGGCGAAGCTCCGTCCCCACATTGAGGTGCACCGCACGCCCGCCATCGCCCACAAGCAGCTTGCCGCGGGCGGCACCGTGGGCGGCATAGCCGTCTCCACCGTGGGGCAGGGCGAAGTATTCGCACAGAGCGGCTTTACAGACGTCTTCGTCGGAAACGTGATCGTAACCGGGCCCAAGATCGCCCGCCTTTGCGCCCTCGCCAGGCAGGCGAAAGTAACCGTGGCGGTCGACAGCCTCAAAAACGTCGGAGACCTTTCGGAGGCCGCTGTAGCCAACGGGGTGATGCTCAATGTGGTCGTCTATGTCCACACGCGCGTTAACTTGCTCGGCGTGGAGCCCGGCAAGCCTGCCGTGGACCTCGCGAGGGCCATTAAGAGCGCCCCTGGCCTAAACTTTGCGGGCCTGATGTCCTACGAGGGCCGAATCCTCCCGGAGAACGGCAACGACCCCGTTGCCGAGTCAAAGAAGTGGGCGCAGGTGGTCCTGGATACACGGCAGGACATCGAAAAGGCGGGAATCAAGGTAGATGTCGTTAGCCTGGGCAACACCTCCAACTACCAGACGGTCGCCGCCATGCCAGGCGTGACGGAGGTCCCCGCCGGAACGTATGCCCTGATGGACGCCCGCTATGCCGGCAAGGTGCCGCAGTTCAAGTCCGCCGCCAAGGTGCTCTGCACCGTGACGAGCCTGCCCGAACCCGGCCTGATTATCACCGACGGCGGCCAGAAGACCATCGGCGCGGACACGGGGCTCCCGGCGATCGACAACGTTCCCACCTACCGCGTGAAGGGCCTCAGCGCCGAGCACGGCAGCATCTTCGCCGACCACGCCGTCACCGCCAAATTCAAGCTCGGCGACAAGGTATGGGTCACCCCGTTCGACATGGGGACCTGCGCCAATTTGCACGACTATATCTTTGCCGCGCGTAACGGGAAACTTGAGGCCGTTTGGAATGTGCAGGCGCGCGGCCACTACAGGTAA
- a CDS encoding RtcB family protein produces the protein MNWKNVLTRIDENRWLLPRTYKPGMRVPGMIFADDKLLEVMKEDPSIDQVANVACLPGIVGHSMAMPDIHWGYGFPIGGVAATLADGDGVVSPGGVGFDINCGVRLLRTDLTEDEVRPRLRELVNVLYREIDTGVGGKGKLKLSIREIDRILNQGASWAVSQGYGDPADIEVTEERGAMGHADPEAVGDRPKERGGPQLGTLGSGNHFLEVQAVDEVFDKTAAAAMGIHEKSQVTVLIHTGSRGLGHQVCTDSLRVLEAATKRYKIEIPDRQLASAPVTSPEGQEYLRAMNASANFAWANRQCIAHWARTSFEQVFGKSWIEMGMRQVYDVSHNMAKIEKHMVEGKLTKLCVHRKGATRSFPAGHPDIPEKYRKVGQPVFIPGDMGRYSFVAVGDPRAMGLTFGSTCHGAGRLESRTQAKKLLKGRDIRKELEDQGIIAQANSWESLAEEAPAAYKDVEDVVRVSAGAGLCKHVARLRPLGVIKG, from the coding sequence ATGAACTGGAAAAACGTCCTTACCCGCATCGACGAGAACCGCTGGCTCCTGCCCAGGACCTACAAGCCCGGCATGCGCGTCCCCGGCATGATCTTCGCGGACGACAAGCTGCTGGAGGTCATGAAGGAGGACCCGTCCATCGACCAGGTGGCGAACGTCGCGTGCCTGCCGGGGATCGTCGGCCACTCGATGGCGATGCCGGACATTCACTGGGGCTACGGCTTCCCCATCGGCGGCGTCGCGGCCACCCTCGCAGACGGCGACGGCGTCGTCTCCCCCGGCGGCGTCGGTTTCGACATCAACTGCGGCGTCCGCCTCCTCCGCACGGACCTGACCGAGGACGAGGTGCGCCCCAGGCTCCGGGAGCTGGTGAACGTCCTCTACCGGGAGATAGACACCGGCGTCGGCGGCAAGGGCAAGCTGAAGCTGAGTATCCGGGAGATCGACCGCATCCTCAACCAGGGCGCGTCGTGGGCCGTCTCGCAGGGCTACGGCGACCCTGCGGATATCGAAGTCACCGAGGAGCGCGGCGCGATGGGCCACGCCGACCCTGAGGCCGTGGGCGACCGCCCCAAGGAGCGTGGCGGCCCGCAGCTCGGCACTCTCGGCTCCGGCAACCACTTCCTTGAGGTGCAGGCCGTGGACGAGGTCTTCGACAAGACGGCCGCCGCTGCGATGGGCATCCACGAGAAGAGTCAGGTCACGGTCCTCATCCACACCGGCTCGCGCGGCCTCGGCCACCAGGTGTGCACGGACTCCCTCCGCGTCCTGGAGGCGGCGACGAAGCGCTACAAGATCGAGATCCCTGACCGACAGCTCGCCTCCGCGCCGGTGACCTCGCCGGAGGGCCAGGAGTACCTGCGCGCGATGAACGCCTCCGCCAACTTCGCCTGGGCCAACCGCCAGTGCATCGCCCACTGGGCGCGCACGTCGTTCGAGCAGGTCTTCGGCAAGTCGTGGATAGAGATGGGGATGCGCCAGGTCTACGACGTCAGCCACAACATGGCGAAGATTGAGAAGCACATGGTGGAAGGCAAGCTCACGAAGCTCTGCGTCCACCGCAAGGGCGCGACGCGCTCCTTCCCAGCCGGCCACCCGGACATCCCGGAAAAGTATCGCAAGGTGGGCCAGCCCGTCTTCATCCCCGGAGACATGGGCCGCTACTCGTTCGTCGCCGTCGGCGACCCTCGCGCGATGGGCCTCACCTTCGGCTCCACCTGCCACGGCGCCGGCCGCCTGGAGAGCCGCACGCAGGCCAAGAAGCTCCTCAAGGGCCGCGACATCCGCAAGGAGCTGGAGGACCAGGGCATCATCGCACAGGCCAATAGCTGGGAGTCCCTCGCGGAGGAAGCCCCCGCCGCGTACAAGGACGTGGAAGATGTCGTCCGCGTCTCCGCCGGCGCAGGCCTCTGCAAGCACGTGGCCCGGCTACGGCCGCTCGGGGTGATTAAGGGATAG
- a CDS encoding SDR family oxidoreductase — protein MELKGTVAVVTGGSGGLGKRICLALAEQGADIAVVYATSKDAATVFAKDLAQKGVRAEAFQCDVTDQAQVNAMVAAVVKRLGKVDILVNDAAYNKWIPFTDLDALTLDDWNKIQTTNVTGPFLCTKAVAPHMKKQKSGRIVNVSSVAGFYPSGSSIAYAVSKAALNHLTRCMSVSLAPDVLVNCVSPGYMTETRMTGNLPPEAQKRSIESSLLKRPAEKDDVASLVVEFCKTDSVTGQNIVVDSGRYFH, from the coding sequence GGAGCTGAAGGGTACGGTCGCCGTCGTCACGGGAGGGAGCGGCGGCCTGGGCAAGCGCATCTGCCTGGCGCTGGCCGAGCAGGGCGCGGATATTGCAGTGGTCTACGCGACCAGCAAGGACGCCGCTACGGTCTTCGCAAAGGATCTGGCGCAGAAGGGCGTCAGGGCCGAGGCGTTCCAGTGCGACGTGACCGACCAGGCGCAGGTGAACGCCATGGTGGCGGCGGTGGTCAAAAGGCTCGGCAAGGTTGACATCCTGGTCAATGACGCCGCGTACAACAAGTGGATCCCGTTCACGGACCTCGACGCGCTGACTCTGGACGACTGGAACAAGATACAGACGACCAACGTGACGGGACCGTTCCTGTGCACCAAGGCCGTCGCGCCGCACATGAAGAAGCAGAAGTCCGGGCGCATCGTCAACGTGTCGTCCGTCGCCGGCTTCTACCCCTCCGGCTCGTCAATCGCCTACGCCGTATCCAAGGCCGCGCTGAACCACCTCACGCGGTGCATGTCCGTCAGCCTGGCGCCCGACGTGCTGGTGAACTGCGTCTCCCCCGGCTACATGACGGAGACGCGCATGACCGGCAACCTCCCGCCTGAGGCGCAGAAGCGCTCCATCGAGTCGTCGCTACTCAAGCGCCCCGCTGAAAAGGACGACGTGGCGTCACTCGTGGTGGAATTCTGCAAGACGGACAGCGTGACGGGCCAGAACATCGTGGTGGACTCGGGGCGGTACTTCCACTAG